The DNA region GTCAGAGATATGAAAAAGCTTATGCTTGAAGGTCGTAGAGGCGAGTAATGGCAATTATAGGGATAGGTACCGATATTGTTGAGATAGCCCGAATAGCTGAGCAGCGAGAACGCCTAGGTGACAGATTAGCTAAACGGGTACTGACAGAGTCAGAACTAACAACTTACTTGCAATCAAAACAACCTGAGCGATTTTTGGCGAAACGGTTCGCCGCCAAAGAAGCGGCAGCAAAAGCCTTGGGTACCGGGATTGGCAGAGGGGTATCGTTCCAACATATTCATATCGATAATGATGACAATGGTGCACCGCTGATTAGTTTTACAGATGGCGCATTGGCAAGGCTTGAACTATTAACGGGCAATCGATGTTTTATCAGTATTGCCGATGAAAAAC from Shewanella polaris includes:
- the acpS gene encoding holo-ACP synthase; translation: MAIIGIGTDIVEIARIAEQRERLGDRLAKRVLTESELTTYLQSKQPERFLAKRFAAKEAAAKALGTGIGRGVSFQHIHIDNDDNGAPLISFTDGALARLELLTGNRCFISIADEKHYAVATVVLES